The Grimontia kaedaensis genome has a window encoding:
- the nhaD gene encoding sodium:proton antiporter NhaD has translation MKCLLAFVLLFSSNAFAAATGSGNPLDLTQSAVGYISLIIFAAAYTLVMLEEQLHLRKSKPVLLAAGLIWLMLGFVYSNAGEIEVAQSAIEHNLLEYAELMLFLLVAMTYISAMEERRLFDGLKAWIVGKGYDLRQLFWITGILSFFISPIADNLTTALLMCTVVLKIGGDNPRFINLACVNIVVAANAGGAFSPFGDITTLMVWQAGLVSFSEFGALFIPSVVNYVLPAFIMSMFIPKDKPDVVNEYVEIKRGAKRIVVLFLFTIVTAVGFHGLVHFPPVIGMMMGLAYLQFFGFYLRKTLPRSLARKRAVAQAKQDEAALKRLGSVIPFDVFRRVSHAEWDTLLFFYGVVMCVGGLSLIGYLATISNVMYLQWDPVWANIIVGILSAIVDNIPVMFAVLTMQPDMSMGNWLLVTLTAGVGGSLLSLGSAAGVALMGQARGKYTFFGHLKWSPVIMLGYAASIMCHLVLNESLF, from the coding sequence ATGAAGTGTTTATTAGCGTTTGTGTTGCTGTTTTCCAGCAATGCATTCGCCGCTGCTACAGGTAGTGGTAACCCCCTAGATCTAACTCAATCAGCTGTCGGCTACATTTCTCTCATCATTTTCGCGGCAGCCTACACCCTCGTCATGCTCGAAGAGCAACTTCACTTAAGAAAATCCAAACCAGTCTTGCTGGCAGCGGGCCTAATTTGGTTAATGCTAGGTTTCGTTTATTCAAACGCCGGTGAAATTGAAGTTGCACAGAGTGCCATTGAACATAACTTGTTGGAATATGCCGAGTTAATGTTGTTCCTGCTTGTGGCCATGACGTATATCTCTGCAATGGAAGAGCGACGCTTGTTTGATGGTCTGAAAGCTTGGATCGTCGGTAAAGGCTATGATCTTCGCCAGTTATTTTGGATTACCGGTATCCTCTCTTTCTTTATTTCTCCGATCGCTGACAACCTGACCACTGCGCTATTGATGTGTACCGTGGTCCTGAAAATTGGTGGTGATAACCCAAGGTTTATCAATCTTGCCTGCGTCAACATTGTCGTTGCGGCGAATGCTGGTGGGGCTTTCAGCCCGTTTGGTGATATTACTACGCTGATGGTTTGGCAAGCGGGATTAGTCAGCTTCTCCGAATTCGGCGCGCTGTTCATTCCTTCTGTGGTCAACTACGTATTACCAGCATTCATCATGTCTATGTTTATACCGAAAGATAAACCTGACGTGGTGAATGAGTATGTCGAAATCAAACGCGGTGCGAAGCGTATTGTCGTTTTGTTCCTCTTTACCATAGTGACAGCGGTAGGGTTCCATGGTCTGGTTCATTTCCCGCCAGTTATCGGCATGATGATGGGCTTGGCATACCTGCAATTCTTCGGATTCTACCTTCGCAAAACCTTGCCACGTTCTTTGGCGAGAAAACGCGCTGTTGCGCAGGCTAAGCAAGACGAAGCGGCTCTGAAACGATTGGGTTCAGTTATTCCATTTGACGTTTTCCGCCGGGTTTCACATGCAGAGTGGGACACGTTGCTGTTCTTCTATGGTGTTGTAATGTGCGTAGGTGGTTTGAGTCTGATTGGATACTTGGCGACGATTTCCAATGTCATGTACCTACAGTGGGATCCAGTCTGGGCGAATATTATTGTCGGTATACTATCGGCGATTGTTGATAACATCCCGGTGATGTTTGCTGTACTAACGATGCAGCCGGATATGTCCATGGGTAACTGGTTGTTGGTGACACTGACTGCTGGTGTCGGCGGCAGCCTCTTGTCATTGGGATCAGCAGCTGGCGTTGCTTTGATGGGGCAGGCTCGAGGCAAGTACACTTTCTTTGGCCATTTGAAGTGGAGCCCAGTGATTATGCTGGGTTATGCAGCATCAATAATGTGCCATCTAGTGCTTAATGAGTCGTTATTTTAA